One Turneriella parva DSM 21527 genomic region harbors:
- a CDS encoding purine or other phosphorylase family 1 codes for MLWLCVAHEKEIPGFASFSKAGFQTHALGVGQFKSLAQFSALVAQNKPARVVLAGSCGSLDRNEVLKVFACQHFAYPSIAHEELPEFMAHCGETRRALPPMNLPAATVLQNHGLSLSAEKFARDLGYIPTSYPRPIVENMEAASLALFCRDNGIDFTAVLCVTNVIGPDARAEWKANFREAGNRLRRALESLP; via the coding sequence ATGCTTTGGCTCTGTGTTGCGCACGAGAAAGAAATTCCCGGTTTTGCCAGTTTTTCAAAAGCAGGATTTCAAACACACGCGCTGGGCGTCGGCCAGTTCAAATCTCTGGCGCAATTTTCTGCGCTGGTTGCCCAGAACAAACCGGCGCGCGTCGTGCTCGCGGGCAGTTGTGGCTCGTTAGATCGAAACGAGGTGCTTAAGGTTTTTGCCTGCCAGCACTTTGCATACCCTTCGATAGCGCATGAAGAGCTGCCCGAATTTATGGCGCACTGCGGCGAAACCCGGCGTGCACTGCCGCCAATGAATTTACCGGCAGCGACCGTCTTGCAGAATCACGGCCTCAGTCTCAGCGCAGAAAAGTTTGCCCGAGATTTGGGGTATATCCCCACGTCTTACCCGCGCCCGATTGTCGAAAATATGGAGGCCGCCTCGCTCGCGCTATTCTGCCGCGATAACGGTATCGACTTCACTGCCGTGCTCTGTGTAACGAACGTCATCGGCCCCGATGCCCGCGCAGAATGGAAGGCAAACTTTCGTGAGGCAGGCAATAGATTGCGCAGGGCGCTCGAGTCGCTGCCTTGA
- a CDS encoding queuosine precursor transporter: protein MSRKEKLYITLAGFFVTNAILAEMVGGKIFTFQIPAMLFWQSTVANLSVGVLVWPVVFIMTDVINEYYGMAGVRRVTLLTIVLISYVFVALYFMGNTHAASFSAISDENFNVVFGTGQSIIIGSLVAFAVGQFLDFFVFHQLKLRTGHRHLWLRATGSTVVSQLVDTFIVLYIAFVLPGKWTYSEFIAVATSNYFYKLLIAVAVTPVIYFVHLIIDNYLKDKT from the coding sequence ATGAGTCGCAAAGAGAAGCTCTACATTACGCTCGCGGGCTTCTTTGTCACGAATGCGATTCTCGCCGAGATGGTCGGCGGCAAAATCTTCACGTTCCAGATTCCGGCGATGCTCTTCTGGCAGAGCACGGTCGCGAACCTATCGGTCGGCGTACTCGTATGGCCGGTCGTCTTCATCATGACCGACGTGATAAATGAATATTACGGCATGGCCGGTGTGCGCCGCGTCACATTGCTGACGATCGTGCTCATTTCGTATGTATTCGTTGCGCTTTATTTTATGGGCAATACGCATGCAGCGTCGTTTTCGGCGATCAGCGACGAAAACTTTAACGTCGTCTTCGGCACCGGCCAGAGCATTATCATCGGTTCACTCGTGGCATTTGCGGTCGGGCAGTTTCTCGATTTTTTCGTTTTTCACCAGTTAAAACTGCGCACAGGCCACCGGCACCTTTGGCTGCGCGCAACCGGCAGCACGGTTGTCAGCCAGCTCGTTGATACGTTTATTGTACTCTACATCGCCTTCGTTTTGCCCGGCAAGTGGACCTACAGCGAATTTATCGCGGTCGCCACCTCAAACTATTTTTACAAACTGCTGATCGCCGTCGCCGTCACCCCAGTCATCTACTTCGTGCACCTGATCATCGACAACTATCTCAAAGATAAAACCTAA
- a CDS encoding FecR family protein: MKYLIAVTLLAAITHCHDAALPTDGIIGRVNGSALIEHIEADGSKKTRAARTGEKIYAGDTIVTADQSTVIFHVTGAKIEVQQNTRFVYERTGDDKQVYLQSGNAWTMVEPLTGNRKFSLRTPNSVAAVRGTKFFTFTDGRNTGTCHCEGKIAFKNTTSGKEEVNDRDYIMYYREGKAVKVLIEDLKKLGLPLGHNHSSLSDSELGKKVNLTPAQMQKMQAFVDQKFAALR; encoded by the coding sequence ATGAAGTACCTGATCGCCGTCACCCTGCTGGCAGCCATAACGCATTGTCACGATGCGGCGTTGCCCACTGACGGCATCATCGGCCGCGTGAACGGAAGCGCGCTCATTGAGCACATCGAAGCCGACGGTTCGAAAAAAACGCGCGCAGCCCGCACCGGTGAAAAAATCTATGCGGGCGATACCATCGTGACGGCTGACCAGAGCACGGTGATCTTTCACGTGACCGGCGCCAAAATAGAAGTGCAGCAGAACACCCGGTTCGTTTATGAAAGAACGGGCGACGATAAACAGGTCTATCTGCAATCAGGCAATGCCTGGACGATGGTCGAGCCGCTTACAGGCAACCGCAAATTTTCACTTAGAACTCCGAATTCTGTCGCCGCGGTGCGCGGTACCAAATTTTTCACTTTCACCGATGGTCGTAACACCGGCACCTGCCACTGCGAAGGCAAAATTGCTTTTAAGAATACAACCTCTGGCAAAGAAGAGGTGAATGACCGGGATTACATTATGTACTATCGCGAAGGTAAAGCGGTAAAGGTCTTGATTGAAGATTTGAAGAAGTTGGGTCTGCCACTGGGGCATAACCACTCATCGCTCAGCGACAGCGAGCTCGGCAAAAAAGTCAATCTCACCCCTGCGCAGATGCAGAAGATGCAGGCTTTCGTCGACCAGAAATTCGCCGCGCTCAGGTAA
- a CDS encoding TldD/PmbA family protein, translating to MNADVTRAKIESALAPLHERYAFARALFIETSGLSVSSNLNQTFVEPLSAQRGIVVSILHNGLIYEASSVVHSVSDISKTIEGLERTVRASKLKGTLALHAEAPATLSAGGPSPDELSEADKAKFAARIAREIKARKPLVAMASARYKQTNTREIYVSREKSLEQYLPRFEAIYSAVLKDDTTNSTAQIYDGFSRRGSWNLMGENLELIDGMLHDGEKILGAPRLEPGQYECIFSPSLSGMLAHEAFGHGTEADTMQKGRARGTEYLGKAVAAPGVRLYDSPLLETAAASYYFDHEGMPASETRIVEGGVLNQPMTDHASASRLGYPRSPNGRRESFDHKIYSRMTNTYFMPGEDSLDAMIASVADGYFVDRATNGMEDPKSWGIQLEALVARRIRHGKLTDEYFSPVIVTGYVPEILQSISMISRDLHINGLGMCGKGYKEWVKVTDGGPYLKLRARLA from the coding sequence ATGAACGCAGACGTCACACGTGCGAAGATTGAATCGGCGTTAGCGCCATTGCATGAGCGATATGCGTTTGCGCGGGCCCTTTTTATAGAAACCTCGGGGCTGAGCGTCAGCAGCAATCTGAACCAGACCTTTGTTGAACCACTGTCTGCCCAGCGCGGTATCGTCGTGAGTATTTTGCACAACGGCCTCATCTATGAAGCCTCATCGGTTGTGCACAGTGTTTCAGACATTAGCAAAACGATCGAAGGGTTAGAGCGAACAGTCAGGGCAAGTAAGCTCAAGGGCACGTTGGCGTTGCATGCCGAAGCGCCGGCTACCCTGAGCGCGGGTGGGCCATCGCCCGATGAACTGAGCGAGGCAGACAAAGCCAAATTCGCTGCGCGCATCGCACGCGAAATCAAGGCGCGTAAACCTCTCGTCGCAATGGCATCGGCGCGATACAAACAGACGAACACCCGCGAAATTTACGTGAGCCGTGAAAAATCACTCGAGCAATACCTGCCGCGCTTTGAGGCAATCTACTCCGCTGTACTGAAAGACGATACCACGAACTCAACCGCTCAGATTTATGATGGGTTCAGCCGTCGGGGTTCGTGGAACCTCATGGGTGAAAATCTCGAACTGATCGACGGCATGCTGCACGATGGTGAAAAAATTCTCGGCGCACCCCGCCTCGAACCGGGCCAATACGAGTGTATCTTCTCGCCGTCGCTTTCGGGCATGCTCGCGCACGAGGCGTTCGGGCATGGCACCGAAGCCGATACCATGCAAAAAGGCAGGGCGCGCGGCACAGAATATCTCGGCAAGGCAGTTGCAGCACCGGGTGTGCGTCTCTATGATTCTCCGCTGCTCGAAACGGCTGCAGCCAGCTATTATTTCGATCACGAGGGCATGCCTGCTTCTGAAACGCGCATCGTCGAAGGGGGAGTTCTCAATCAGCCGATGACCGACCACGCAAGCGCATCGCGGCTCGGCTACCCAAGGTCACCCAATGGCCGCCGCGAAAGCTTCGATCATAAGATTTATTCTCGCATGACGAACACCTACTTTATGCCCGGCGAAGATTCGCTCGATGCGATGATCGCTTCGGTTGCCGACGGCTATTTCGTCGATCGTGCCACGAACGGTATGGAAGACCCGAAAAGCTGGGGTATTCAGCTCGAAGCGCTTGTCGCGCGCCGAATTCGTCACGGCAAACTGACAGACGAGTATTTCTCGCCCGTAATTGTTACGGGTTATGTACCTGAAATTCTGCAATCCATCTCCATGATCTCGCGAGACCTGCACATCAACGGCCTCGGTATGTGCGGCAAAGGTTACAAAGAATGGGTCAAGGTCACCGATGGTGGCCCTTATTTGAAATTACGCGCCCGGCTCGCCTGA
- a CDS encoding HD domain-containing protein, translating into MTLKPEDNVDSGPAGDAGAETTPASGATFQFTSFKEFLQFVAYVGDDVQMEFAEPVLDAAGAALVQKGVHMRATLQKSLQQFFDRGNLNENILIADTATLHNALRDRVCRTLLRCLEPGRFHVAQALADASQINIRGMLASVVGRRDILPVVLKLDKSEDPILPHLGEVALVAAGLAEQYCKHAGSGTLTREIVRNAMIGGLLHDIALADDDDFLLNDIEKISESAHAGRSAALTRQLVPDLPAEVTDIIEHHHRTSAPYEPETDSQLSAQAIAGEALALAEYIFVQLRSQYKKDEKMNSAELLFYDLGRAFGQGRFHPQFKKIAARLWEKLFATLHYGYEIGVVENRCPKKPSAIAYPTPRCTQIMCHRHVTACEHYDSQFPLEVLQATRFPGRPGVMIDPGKYGKCRLAAALPKGINEKLTADAWLRQNQQAASGEPGA; encoded by the coding sequence TTGACACTGAAGCCCGAAGACAACGTCGACAGCGGCCCTGCGGGTGATGCCGGCGCTGAGACTACCCCCGCCTCCGGTGCGACTTTCCAGTTTACAAGTTTCAAAGAATTCTTACAGTTTGTGGCATATGTCGGCGACGATGTGCAAATGGAATTTGCAGAACCCGTGCTCGACGCGGCCGGCGCAGCGTTGGTGCAAAAGGGCGTGCATATGCGGGCCACTCTGCAAAAGAGCCTGCAGCAGTTTTTTGACCGCGGTAATCTCAACGAAAATATACTGATCGCAGATACCGCGACCCTGCACAATGCACTGCGCGATCGCGTCTGCCGCACGCTGCTGCGCTGTCTCGAACCGGGTCGCTTTCACGTGGCGCAGGCGCTCGCCGATGCCTCGCAGATCAATATTCGCGGCATGCTCGCGAGCGTCGTTGGCCGTCGCGACATATTGCCCGTCGTCTTGAAGCTTGATAAATCAGAAGACCCGATTCTGCCGCATCTCGGCGAGGTCGCGCTCGTTGCAGCGGGGCTCGCCGAGCAGTACTGCAAGCATGCAGGCAGCGGCACGCTCACGCGTGAGATTGTGCGCAACGCAATGATCGGCGGTTTGTTGCATGACATCGCGCTCGCAGACGATGACGATTTTCTGCTGAACGATATCGAAAAAATCAGCGAGAGCGCGCATGCGGGTCGAAGCGCTGCCCTGACGAGGCAACTTGTTCCTGATTTGCCTGCCGAGGTGACCGACATCATCGAGCACCACCACCGCACGTCGGCACCGTATGAACCCGAAACCGATTCGCAGCTATCTGCGCAGGCGATTGCCGGTGAAGCGCTTGCACTCGCGGAGTATATTTTTGTGCAGCTGAGGTCGCAGTACAAAAAAGACGAAAAGATGAATTCAGCCGAATTGCTGTTCTACGACCTCGGCCGGGCCTTCGGTCAGGGGAGATTTCATCCGCAATTCAAGAAAATCGCCGCAAGGCTTTGGGAAAAGCTTTTCGCCACACTGCACTATGGTTATGAAATTGGTGTAGTTGAAAACCGCTGCCCGAAAAAACCCTCGGCAATTGCCTACCCGACGCCGCGCTGCACGCAAATTATGTGTCATCGCCACGTGACCGCTTGCGAACACTACGATTCGCAGTTTCCGCTTGAGGTGCTGCAGGCGACGCGGTTTCCGGGTCGACCGGGAGTCATGATCGACCCGGGTAAATATGGCAAGTGCAGGCTTGCGGCCGCGCTGCCGAAGGGCATTAACGAAAAGCTCACTGCAGACGCCTGGCTCAGACAGAACCAGCAGGCAGCCTCAGGCGAGCCGGGCGCGTAA